The sequence TTgggtgtgaaataaaatgttCAGGTTGAACTCTGATTTCATCAAGTTGCATTGGCGTCTCCGGGATTTTCATTCCACTGTTATCAATCATAATTTCTGTAGTTTTGTGGTCATTAGGGCGTGAAATAAAATGTCCAGGTTTAACTTTGATTTCATCAAATTGCATTGGAAATTCTGGGATTTTCATGTTATCAATCACCATTTCTATATTTTTGGGGTCATTTgggtgtgaaataaaatgttCAGGTTGAACTCTGATTCCATCAAGTTGTATTGGCCACTCCGGGATTTTCATTCCACTGTTATCAATCATAATTTCTGTATTTTTGTGGTCATTAGGACGTGAAATAAAATGTCCAGGTTTAAATTTGATTTCATCAAATTGCATTGGAAATTCTGGGATTTTAACGTTATCAATCATAATATCTGTATTTTTGTGGTCATTTGGATGTGAAATAAAATGTTCAGGATTAACTTTGATTTCATCAAGTTGCATTGGCAACTCAGGGTTTTTTATGCCAATATCATCAATAatatgttttgttattttgaagTCGTTTTCAGGTATAACTTTATTCTTACTTATTTTCATTTGCCATTTCGGGATTttcatgtcaatgtcattgATCATAATGTCCGTGTTTTTGTCGTCATTTTCTCCTGATATCTGCAGTGGATATGACTTAATATGTTCAGGTTTTTCTTCGTTTTGATCAAGTGACATATGCCATGTCGGGATTTTAATGTCAGTGTTAGTATCTTGTTCATTAAAGttcaagtctttaggtattttatCATCAGGAATGTTTTCTTTGCCTTCATTACTGTCATGCTGTGGTACAGGTTCAATATGTGTTTTATGTTCCCGTACATCTTTACTAGGACTGATTTCAAATATATCTCTAATAGACGGATTCTGTTCAATATTATGAATGTGACCATATGTGTCggggaaatcaggaatttttcTCTGATGTTCCTTTTGGGGAATGAAGCTGATAATTTCGCCTGTGTCTGGTTTCTTATATACGAAAACAACTAGTCTCTCGACACCTGAATGGTTTGAATCCAAACTGTTGATGATCGTGGGGGATTCCGTAGGACACACACAATTCTCATTATTTCCTTTTACGTGCCATCGGTCAAATCCTGGTAACCTGAAATTAAGTGAAtacttttaggtaggtatacaaacgGTAATACCTAAATAGTTGTTGTATAttgtttgacgactggtctggcctgcTGAAGCCGCGGTCTTGGGTTCGAATACcggtaagggtatttatttgtgtgatgagcacagatatttgtgcctgagtcttgggtattttctatgtatttatgtatttgtatattataatatatatatatatatatcgttgtctgagtacccacaacacaagtcttcttgagcttactgtgggatttagtcaatctgtgtaagaatgtcctataatatttatttatttatttatccttgGTTTCATAATGTGATCGTGAGACGCGCATGTAAATggatttaaataggtatttggtAGTATGTAGGTTTTGTATACATATAACGGAATTAAGTTTAAAGTAAGTTTAGAGAGGTATGGGCACTGTGCACGTCATCTCGCTTTGTATGGTAGGGTACAGCACAGCGGATGCCATTCCAAATGTAGAGCAGAGCCCAACTGGGGAAGTACCTaccttacagaaaaccgcagccaaatTACACTAGACTCTTCTTAATCTAATTATAGTGTTGTGCTCCTGCCGTTGAGTAAGGTTGCCAGTACTCAACGagcaagggtcggcaacgcgcatgaaACACCCCTGGAGTGGCAATCTTTcataggctacggagactgcttacctTCAGCCGTATGCCACCGCCGCaccgcttgtttgccaccgacatagtataataaaaaaatacatatttgtgacgttatctatgaaaagggaccttattgtcgatggcacttacgccattattaatgatgcaccgatataaatacaatgccgcgcgacgctgtgcggcgtaagcgccatcgacaataaggtcccttttcatagataatgccccatttaatgCTTAATACTGACCCTAGTGCGGATGCTTTCACCATCAAGTACATCAACGGTAAAACCTGAAACCAACCATTTTCTTTCGGTGGCAATTTTCTACAAACATAATAACGTAAGGATGACTGGTAGAAAATTACACTTAGAGTTTGGAGTTAAGTCTACCTTTCGGTAAGTACGTATctaaatgtatatttctttgtttcaataaagaatgtatataataaatacgTTTTTTTTGCTTTGCCGTGTATACAGGTACAATACGAATTACGCTTTTTCCCAAACAGCATTTAACGGAATAAGGAATTTGAACTCCATATTAAATAAGTGAAATGTCTAAaggctataacaaaaaatagaataaacgaATTTAGACaggacattaaaaaaataacagtttAAAACTCAAATCTTTTTAGGCATTATTctgattgttaatatttttgttactatgattctaggtaattaggtacttacctttaaTATACTCATGattacacaaaaacaaacacttATCAGCAAATCTCCATCTCTCTGAACATTCTTAGTTCGCAATACCCGTTATATAGCAAGAATTAAAAGTAATTAGTGCACCGATGAAAAAGGGAAAACGCACTAAATTAGCGAAGATAATTAACATCTTTGTCACGGTTTTAGcaaattttaccttaatttagcTAATTGTACACAATGTTAATTTTCGACGTGGTTCCGCGCTATCGGTTCTGTCGTCTGGGTGTTTTGAAAAAAGGTACTTAGTACTTACACAGCACAGTAACAAAAGGGTAGTAAAAGTGGTTTCTACGCATATTTTTCATGACACaaaaacataaaacaaaataataaatgtgtCAAGCGTGGGTTGGtcttcagaaaaaaaaacattgaaagCATCAACTCGCGTTTGGTCGaaagacataggtacctacctatgcgaGACTATTACCATTGCTACGATTTCTATACTTATAACTGccgattaataattaaaatttataatatctacacacaatttaaatgaatatgtCATCAGAATAAGAATATATGCCTATCACTAAGATATCATGATTGGCCGCTCCATGGCCGCTCTCCGCAAGTTTCAgattaataactaataagacatttcaaaatattaaaattaatcagACTTGTTGAAAATCAAAACTCAttacttaagtaagtaaataaatatagctaagtatattacaaacataatttattaattgcacaattttcttatttaaaggTACATATCgaaaaaacaaaacttaaatTCTTCCACATCACCTAAGCTGGGTATAGTCAACTCATAAATAAATATCCAATTAGTAATAGCTTTTCTTCAACACCAAGATTAAATTCGTTTTTTTCATCACAAGCTTCACGGGATTAAATGGACATCATTTAATAATCAAACATAGTATTTAGGGTTcaattagacgatgcgagaactcgcatgcgagttttattacattgcggTTTTTGATCGGtcagttgaattggacgtaaccaacagtccgcaatgtaactaaaatcgcatgcgagctcgcgcgccgtctaaatcagcccttactattacaataaaataaatgtgaatAGGTAAGGATCATATTAAAGTGTATAATCAATCAGTTTTCGGTTTCTGTTCAACAGGAGGAGCCTTTTGCGGCTGACTCTTTAATTTCTCCTTTATTTTTTTCAGCAGCTCAGTCTGTTTCTTATAGAAATAGCCTTCTTCCTGAGCAACCCCGTACTCCCCCAACGCCCCTCCACTTTGCCTCACCGACCCTCCCCCTCCTCCACCCCTTCCTACTCCTGATCCTGGTGATCCGGACCCCTGGATTAACCTGAACTGGGTCCAATACGGAGACTTGACATGTGTACGCACGGCAATTTTGGTGAACATTTTCATTTTTGTGTTTACGATTTTGATGGGTCGTTGACGTttgactttgtttttttttttctttgggtATGTTACCTATAACCTTATTTTAGTGTTATTATGAAACCAACATGTTAATCATGAAGCCTACTTTTTAATAATTTgcagtgcccttacagggttcaTAGCTTGATCACCATTCTAATGTAAGACCTTATAGGAGACCTACCGGTGTAGTTGAATTAAACTTCCAGATATAATAAATCTCCTATAATTAATCAGTAAATACCATAACATTCAAATGACACGGAAAAATCAGCGATTGTTTCTGAATGTCATGCTTCAGCTAAAAACTCGTTGAACCGCAGACGTGTGGCCAAAAAGGCCAGTCCGCCACACTACTCCCCCGCCGAGACCGTTCCTACGGTCGATAGTCAAAAAGATGGGACGGAAAGTGTACGGTTCGGCCGCTACGAGTTCTTTTTTCTGCAGTTTGTTCCTGCTCTAGCGGCAGATTATTAGGAGCAGGTACTTGCGGAATTAATGGCGTGCTAGGCGTAGCTCTGCTGTGGTTGAGATTTCCCCAATCGTCTTTGGACATATACGCTGGCTTGAGCCTGTCTATAGTTACAGTGTCTGCTTTCCCAGCTCTctctattttaaatgttttgctTCCTCTATGCAAAACCTTATATGGGCCAGTGTACGGGGATTCCAGTGATCCTTTGACAGGTCCATGTCGTAGGAAAACATAATCTGCAGAGCTGAGATCCTTCGGGATATAGAACGGCCTTTGAGAGTGACGAGTGCCAGGAACTGGGATGATTTTAGCTATATGGTTGCGTAGTCTGTCCACAAAATTGCAGTAGTCAACTGCAGTGGTTTCTGAAGGCTTGAAGAAGTCACCAGGTAGGCGCAATGGCTCGCCATATACGAGCTCCGCCGCCGAAGACTGGATGTCTTCTTTCCAAGCACTGCGGATTCCGAGGAGTACCAAAGGCAAAGCTTCTACCCAGTGCGTGTTGGTATGGCACATTATAGCTGCTTTTAACTGTCGATGGAGGCGTTCGACCAAACCATTGCAAGCCGGATGATAAGAAGTTGTTGGTCGATGCTCGGACCCAAGGATTGTCGCCAAACTTCGGAAAAGCTCGCATTCAAACTGTCTGCCTCTGTCCGTGGTGATTCTTGCAGGGCAGCCAAAGCGGGCGACCCAGCCTGACATAAAGGCTAGTGCACAGGTCTCTGCAGTGATATCGGCCAATGGATATGCTTCAGGCCAACGCGTAAAGCGATCGATGACCGTGAGGCAGTACCTGTAACCACAAGAAAAAGGTAATGGCCCTACTATGTCCATGTGGACGTGCGAAAAACGATGAGATGGAGTGGAAAATGATGAGATGGGAGATGAAGTGTGACGTGAAACTTTGTTCTTTTGGCAATCTGCGCATTCTCTAGCCCACAATCGGCAATCTTTCCTGATGCCAAGCCAAACAAATCTTTGCGTTACCAGGCGGATGGTTCCTTTAACGCCTGGGTGGCTCAGCCTGTGTACTGCGTCAAATACTTTTCGCCGGAAAGTTTCCGTTATATATGGTCTTGGGTATGCTGTTGAGACATCACAGTACACTTCGATATCGGAGTCAGGGATTCTCAACTTCTTTAGATTCAGCCCTGTGCCGTGTTGTAGTAGTTGAAGCAATTCCCTATCTCCGTCTTGAGAATTTGCCAGCGCTTTGTAATCAATCGTGTATCCACCAATTTCTTCAACTCTGGACAGGCAGTCTGCCACCACATTTAGTTTCCCTGCCACGTATTGTATGTCTGTGCTGAATTGGGAAATAAAATCCAAGTAGCGGAATTGCCTAGGAGAACATTTGTCTCTTGCTGAGGAGAAAGCATAAGTCAGGGGTTTGTGGTCCGTGTAAATAGTGAATGGCCTGGCTTCAACCATGTGACGGAAATGCCTGATAGCGTCATATATGGCCAGCAGTTCTCTATCATATGGACTATATTTCTTTTGCGAGGGTTTTAAACGACGAGAAAAGAATGCTAGGGGTTCCCAAGCTCCAGGTGTTACTCGTTGTTGTAGAACAGCGCCAATAGAGGTATCTGAGGCGTCAGTATGGATCGCCAACTCAACGTCTGTTCGAGGATGAGCTAGGATAGCAGCTCGAGAAAGTCCTTTTTTGCATGCCTCGAAAGCTTTCATCATTTCCTGCGTCATCTCGATGTCCTGCGTAGGTTTCTTCTTTGGGCCAGTCAGCACAATATTCAAGGGTGCTTGCAGTTCTGAAGCACCTGGCACGAATCTTCGataaaaattaaacatgccaAGAAATCTGCGGAGTTCTCGGATGTTTTTAGGTGCGGGATAATCTAACATCGCCTGTACTTTGGTGTCAAGGGGTTGGATCCCTTGAGCCGAAACTTTATgtccaagaaaagtaatttccgcCACTCCAAATTCACATTTTGCTACATTAATGAGAACACCATAATCTTGCAGACGCTGGAATAACGTATGGAGGTGTTGTTCGTGCTCTTGTGTGTTGGAGGAGAAGATTAAGATATCATCCAAATACCCGTAGCAAAAATCAAAGCCTCGGAGCACTTCATCCATAAATCGCTGGAACGTTTGTGCAGCATTTCGGAGGCCAAACGTCATGTACGGAAAATGGAACAGCCCGAAGGGGGTTATAATGGCAGTCTTTGGAATATCATCAGGATTTACAGGAATCTGATTGTACGCTTTGACGAggtcaacttttgaaaatacttTGCTTCCTGTTAGCTGCTGTGTAAAATCCTGAATGTGTCGTATTGGGTACTTGTCTGGAATGGTACGCGCATTAAGGGCTCTATAGTCACCGCATGGGCGCCAGCCGGCATCCTTTTTAGGAACAAGGTGCAAGGGAGACGACCATGAGCTCTCGGATCTGCAAGCTGTGCCAATTTCGAGCATGGCTTCAAATTCTTTTTGAGCTATTTTTAGGCGATCCGGTGGAAGACGTCGCGGCCTGCTTGTAACTGGCGGTCCGGGTGTAGTGCGAAtatggtgtatggtattatgCTTGGGAGTGGTATGCATGCCGGCTGGCCGTGTAATATCAGGGTACTGACACAAAATGTTATGGTAGCTCGACTCCCCTGACATTACTTTCACTGATGCGATGGATTTTGCTGACGGTTGAGGTGGGGCCGTGATGCACGATGTTGTTAAATTATCTACCAACCGCTGGTTTCTGCAATCAACTACTAAACTGTAGAACGATAGAAAATCAACGCCAATGATGGGCTTGGATACGTCGGCGACCACAAAATTCCAGTTGTAGATCCGACGGAGCCCCAGATCCAGTTGTAAGTGTATCGAGCCGTATGTGTGTATTATTGAACTGTTAGCAGCAAAAAGTTCATAATTAGATTTTGCACGAGGTCCTCTAATTAATGTGCGCGGATATACGCACACGTCTGATCCTGTATCTACTAGGAAAAGGGCTTTAGAGGTATGGTCCAATACAAAAAGACGGCCCGGGTTTATATGGCAGACGTTGGGCGCTAAATTCGGCTGCCGCTGAAGTTTTCCGCTCCTGGGTAACTGCAAGGCCTAGTACAGCGGGTAGCTCTATCACCGAATCGGTTATGGTAAAAGCATATGGATTGATCTCTGGGTCTCGATGCGGAACGATCCTGACGGCGGCTAGACCTAAACGGCGCTCGACTGCCACGGAAACCGGATCTTGATGTGTGTGGTGAATATCCAGCCTTTAAAGCAGCAACTTCTCTTGTGAGTTCAGTCATTTGTCTTGCAATTTCGGACATCTCCGTGCCATGAGAGGTAGTGCCTAATGCATGGACCTGCATAGTCTGAGGGGCGACGTCGTGTACCTTGTCCGCGGATTCAGCTAACTCTTCTAACGTAGCTTTGGCTTGGGACGTAATAAGCGCCTGCAGGTTGCCGGGTAAACGGCTTATCCATACGGTTTTCAGGAAATCTTCCGGAATGCCCTCACCTGCCAACGCGCGTAAGTGTCGTAGGAATCGTGACGGCTTTCTGTCACCTAGCTCTTCGTGTTTCATCAACTGTAGAAACTTTTGTTCTTTAGACACGGAGATCCTCGATATGAGCTGCgattttatcttttcatatttattGTCAGCTGGTGGGTTGCTAATAATATCCTTTACCTCTACGGCGTACTTATGCTCCAACTGGCCAATGACGTGGTTAAATTTGGTTGTGTCACTCGATATGCCGGCGATGGCGAACTGGGCTTCCATTTGCGAGAACCATAATGCGGGTTCCTCTGGCCAAAACGGCGGAGTGCGTACAGTGACTTTACATACCACACACGGGGCTTCAGCGGCTTGGGTATCAGTCTTGGTTTCATCCGTCATTTTTAATGATGATGGCTTGTAAATTTATAATGCAATACTGTATCACGTCGGGGTCACCAATATAGGAGACCTACCGGTGTAGTTGAATTAAACTTCCAGATATAATAAATCTCCTATAATTAATCAGTAAATACCATAACATTCAAATGACACGGAAAAATCAGCGATTGTTTCTGAATGTCATGCTTCAGCTAAAAACTCGTTGAACCGCAGACGTGTGGCCAAAAAGGCCAGTCCGCCACAACCTTATCGTACCTATGAAAGTAATAAATTATTGAATTACTAATAAtaaaagtctgtgcggaaagagaagagtatcTTATCTATCTtatctctttccacacagactacGTACCTATTTACTGTAGGTTGGATATTTaccgtaaaatataaaataagtggAATACTTAGTtatgtctgtgcggaaagagaagagtcgtggaatgtaaggaagccgcacagactctacttgcTAGTTACGGACCTATTTGGCTGTTTAGGCTCAGTATTGGTtcgttaaaaataacattaaaaagtaTACAACACTGACGGGCAATAATTGACATATTTTCAAGGCTCAATGTCACAAAAACACAAGATGTctttaaactaaacaaaccatcAATAGTTTTATTATGTTTCGTCCAGTCCATATATTTTAACGCCACCATTTTCTGCTAAATCACCAAAACATGAGCTCCAACAGTTTAATCCGTGGTGCTCTAACTTACAGAGTGTTCTCAAAAAGCCAGTCGCCAATGTGTGCCCAAGTCCGATACGTGGACAAGTCAGCAAAGCCCCCAGCTAAAGCAGGAAGAATAGACAAACTAAACATGCCAGGTTTCGTCACTCCAGACAACGAAAAAGAGGAAGGGTACTTCACCCAAAAGGCGAAACGTCAGCTGGAGGAACTGAAAAAGAAGTTAGATAAACCTAAAGTTAAAAATTACGAGAAGAGAGATTAAATGAACGATAGCCTTTGCtttaacaatttattttcatcaaaTAATACATAGATATTTTCTAAATTGTACTGTGTTTTGTTAATATATACGGGTGTAATGTTTTTGGTGATACAACTGATACAAGAAATAAATTATAAGCCACTGTACTCATTACTGTTAACAACTTTTGTTGTGAGAACAACCCTTAAAATCGGTAAATACATTAGGTAATCGTACGGATCACTGTTCGACAATTATATGAAGACttgattttttatgttacaGAGTTACTGCTATAATAAATTTCGCCATAGCAATGAGTACAAACGTGCACATATATCTTGTATCACCTAAAAAATTACACTCAGTATAATGTCACAATACAAACTTTCTCCTACATAACCTACATAACCTGTAAGTTATTGTGACACCTTATATGTATTATCTAGCTAGTACGTTTTGATTGTATCGATGTCAACTATTGTTGgtgaactttaaataaataaaaataacaaaggcAAACAAAGGTATAAGTAATGGAAACAACATACTGTAATGACcagtttttaacaaaatttattacaaaatttaACGTCCATTTATTGTATCCGTCGGATTCTTAATGACTATATCTTTCATAACACCTTTTTTTCTTAATCGTTCTTTTTCTTTCCTCAATCTTTGCTCCTCAGAGGAGGCAGTTTCTAATTCAACGTTAAAATAGCTCTTCGGGAAAGGAGAGTGTTCTTTTTCCTTGGAAAAATGTCTAGCATTCGTATTTGTAACATAATTGATATCACACATTAGATTCTTTTTTGCCAAATGAAAGTTCAAGGAGTGAAGTGTATCATTATTCAACTCCAGTTTTCTGTTCCATTGGAAGAACGGTTTCGTACAATTTGAAGAGTGTACAATGGAATGTTTACTAGTCCAGATTAATGGAGAATTGGAAGCTGAG comes from Cydia amplana chromosome 15, ilCydAmpl1.1, whole genome shotgun sequence and encodes:
- the LOC134654833 gene encoding uncharacterized protein LOC134654833: MSILKVLPLMYLMVKASALGLPGFDRWHVKGNNENCVCPTESPTIINSLDSNHSGVERLVVFVYKKPDTGEIISFIPQKEHQRKIPDFPDTYGHIHNIEQNPSIRDIFEISPSKDVREHKTHIEPVPQHDSNEGKENIPDDKIPKDLNFNEQDTNTDIKIPTWHMSLDQNEEKPEHIKSYPLQISGENDDKNTDIMINDIDMKIPKWQMKISKNKVIPENDFKITKHIIDDIGIKNPELPMQLDEIKVNPEHFISHPNDHKNTDIMIDNVKIPEFPMQFDEIKFKPGHFISRPNDHKNTEIMIDNSGMKIPEWPIQLDGIRVQPEHFISHPNDPKNIEMVIDNMKIPEFPMQFDEIKVKPGHFISRPNDHKTTEIMIDNSGMKIPETPMQLDEIRVQPEHFISHPNDHKNIEMVIDNMKIPEFPMQFDEIKVKPGHFISRPNDHKTTEIMIDNSGMKIPERPMQLDGIRVQPEHFISHPNDHKNIELVIDNMKIPEFPMQFDGIKVKPGHFISRPNDHKNTGIIINAYIRRR